A stretch of the Ptiloglossa arizonensis isolate GNS036 chromosome 1, iyPtiAriz1_principal, whole genome shotgun sequence genome encodes the following:
- the LOC143149243 gene encoding uncharacterized protein LOC143149243 codes for MPVEQTMEKRTRRIVIAVLSMTLATKNFASCTEISSVIGFHSDEVERDTNDSAPKAVLDLNDVVYRKDLDSTRSGDLNRLAGDFPRNDSTKQPNVIDNLQIVINGKEMKSGVDACKSGVCKMSVTSSLDEEGNIVTDVHLRVITKVETDLKTNDIPIIDGIRGIDNPSVRVPDGRRANPFRPPSYVYNIPQIQTRYRNGEPWYQGQRNFQRSPIVWHYHRQGESADRRFVPTNGGGSFSRAVVDDKIEPPFSKTQTSNE; via the exons ATGCCAGTTGaacaaacaatggagaaacgaacgagaagaatCGTTATCGCCGTTCTTTCGATGACATTGGCGACGAAAAATTTCGCGTCGTGCACGGAAATTTCCTCGGTGATCGGTTTTCACTCGGATGAGGTCGAACGCGATACGAATGATTCCGCTCCCAAGGCTGTCTTGGATCTGAACGATGTTGTCTATCGAAAGGACCTCGACTCGACGAGATCTGGCGATCTGAACAGACTGGCCGGTGATTTTCCACGA AATGACTCAACGAAGCAACCGAACGTTATTGATAATCTTCAAATCGTTATCaatggaaaagaaatgaaatcagGCGTCGATGCGTGCAAAAGTGGTGTCTGCAAGATGTCCGTGACATCCAGTCTGGACGAGGAAGGCAACATCGTAACGGACGTGCATCTTAGAGTGATCACGAAGGTCGAGACCGATCTCAAGACTAATGACATTCCAATTATCGATGGAATTCGCGGAATTGATAATCCAAGTGTCCGTGTTCCCGATGGCCGTCGCGCGAATCCTTTTCGTCCACCATCATACGTATATAACATTCCACAG ATTCAAACTCGTTATCGCAACGGTGAGCCTTGGTATCAGGGTCAAagaaatttccaacgatcgcCCATTGTCTGGCATTATCATCGTCAGGGAGAGTCTGCGGACAGAAGGTTCGTCCCAACCAATGGCGGAGGATCGTTCAGCAGAGCCGTGGTTGACGATAAAATCGAGCCGCCATTCAGCAAAACTCAAACGAGCAACGAATAA